The window AGTTGCAGACCCAATCACCGGCGAAATCGTCACCGCGCAGCAGCGCATCGCTCACCTCCTCGAAGAGATCGAGCTGGCAGATAAAGTTGGCCTCGACCACTTCGGCCTCGGCGAGCACCACCGCAGCGAGTACCTCGACTCAGCCCCCGCTATCATCCTCGCCGCCGCTGCCTCGCGTACAAAAAACATTCGCCTTACCTCTGCCGTTACCGTCCTCAGCGCCGCAGATCCCGTGCGCGTCTTTCAAGAGTTCGCCACTCTCGACCTCATCTCCGGTGGCCGCGCCGAAATCGTCGCAGGCCGCGGTTCCTTCATCGAATCCTTCCCTCTCTTCGGCCTCAAGCTCGAAGACTACGACGACCTCTTCGCGGAAAAACTCGACCTCCTCCTCACTCTTCGCGAATCCACCAACGTCAACTGGTCCGGCAAACATCGCGCCCCACTCACCGGCCAGGGAGTCTACCCGCGCCCGATCCAAAACCCGCTTCCCGTCTGGCTCGGAGTAGGCGGCACGCCTGAGTCCTTCGTCCGCGCCGGAGCACTCGGCCTTCCCCTCATGGTCGCCATCATCGGCGGCGAGCCTCACCGCTTTCGTCCGCTCATCGACATCTACCGCGAAGCAGGCCGACGCGCCGGTCACGCACCTGAGTCCCTCAAGGTCGGCATCCACGCACTCGGTTATGTAGCCGACACAGACCAGCAAGCCTCCGACGACTTCTTCCCCGGTTACGCCGAGGCCTTCACCAAGATCGGCAAAGAGCGTGGCTGGCCCCCGGTCACGCGCAGCCAGTTCGAAGCGCTCCGCCGCCCGACCGGCGCCCTCATGGTCAGCGATGCCGAGACCGTAGCCGCAAAACTCGTCCAGATGAACGAGGCCCTCGGCGGCGTCTCCCGCGTCAGCTTCCAGATGAGCGTCGCCGCCCTCCGTCACGACAAGCTTATGCACGCCATCGAACTCCTCGGCACCAAGGTCGCCCCCATCATCCGCAAGGCCTTGCCGTAATCACCTTCTCCTTCCCAAATGAGTCGCAAAGTAAGATAGCTTCAAAAGCACGACCGCGAACGCTACCGTCTGCAACTCTCTAGACGATCGATCCACCCGGGCCCGTCGATGTTGGAGGAACTTTGCATGTCGTTGCAACGAACAATCATCACCCATGCTGTGCTCGCGTCTTTCGTATCCTTCTTCGCAACTGGAATCGCACGAAGCCAGACCGCTTCGCAACCCGAACCCGCCCCAGCCGCCGTTCCAGCCCCGAGCACAGCTCCCGCGCTTCAGTCCCGCGAAGTTCCTGGCAGTGGGAAACATCGTCCCCGCGTCGCTCTCGTGCTTGAAGGCGGAGGCGCACTCGGCTTCGCTCACATCGGCGTCATCGACTATCTCGAGCAGCATCACATCCCCGTCGATCTCGTCGTCGGCACCAGCATGGGCGGTCTCATCGGAGGCCTCTACGCCTCCGGCCGCTCCCCCGACGAGCTCCGCGCCCTCATGCAAAGCATCGACTGGGACATCGCCATCGGCGGCCGCACCCCATTCCGCGATCTCAGCTACCGCCGCAAGCAGGATCGCGAAGACTTCCCCAACCGTCTCGACTTCGGCCTCAAGCACGGCCTCTCCCTACCCGAGGGCCTCAACTCCGGTCAGGAGGTCGGCCTCATCCTCGACAACGCCACGCTCGCCGACTATAACCTCGCCAGCTTCAACGATCTCCCCATCCCCTTCCGCTGCGTCGCCACCAACATGACCACCGGCAGAATGTATGTCTTCGACCGCGGCTCCCTCGGCCAGGCGATGCGCGCCACCATGTCCATCCCCGGTGTCTTCGTGCCCGTAGTCATCAACGGCCAACTCTTCACCGACGGCGGCTCCGTCGATAACCTTCCCGTCGACGTTGCCCGCGCCAACGGCGCCGATATCGTCATCGCCAGCTATCTCGACACCGGCTCGACCGGCACCAAGCGACCAGGCTCCTTCCTCTCCACTGCCGGCAGCTCCATCAGCATCATGGTTGCCGCCAACGAGATGCACAGCCTAGAAAACGCCGATGTGCTCATCAGCTCCGACCTCAAAGGCATCACCAGCTCCATGTACGCCGACTCCGCCAAGATCGCACCCAAGGGTACCGAGGCAGCCGCCAAGAAAGCCAAGCTCCTCGAAAACTACAGTGTCAGCGACGAAGAGTGGGCCGAATACATCAAGCAGCGCGACGCTCGCCGCAAAATCAACGTGCCCAACCCACAGTTCCTCGCCGTCTCTGGAGAAGTTCCCGCCGCCAACGCAGAGATCGAACACCGTCTCGCCCCAGAGGTCGTCAACAAACCCGTCGACACCAAGTACCTCGATCAAGCGATGACGCGCCTGGTTGGCAACGGCACACTCAACGCCGCCGGCTACTCCATCGTCGATCGCAACGGCGTCCCCGGACTCGCCGTCACTGCCTACCCCAAGTCGTACGGGCCGCCTTTCCTCAACCTCGGCATCAACATCGACGGCTCCGACACCGAGGACGTCCTCTTCGGCATGGCCGCACGCGTCACCTTCACCAACTTCGGCGGCTACCGCGCCGAGTGGCGCAACGACGCATTCTTCGGCTCCAGCTACGGCCTCAAAAGCGAGTACTACCGCCCCTTCACCGCACACACGCGCTTCTTCTACGCCCCCCGCGCCTACGTCACCAGCACTCGCTTCGACTTCTACAACGAAGGCTCCCGCACCTCGCAGTATCAGATCGCACAAAACGGATTCGGCTTCGATGGCGGCTACACCTGGGCACGCGGCGCAGAACTCCGCGTCGGCCAGGACGAGTACTGGTACTCCGTCAGCAAACGCATTGACTTCGACGACCTCTCCATTCCCGCCCAGCTCCAAAGCGTCTCTACCCTGCAGTTCAACTACCTTGGAGCGGACAACGCCGTCCTTCCCTTCAGCGGAGCCAACGTCTACTTCCACGTAGCGCGTCACGAACCCAATAAAGGCAACGACCCCTTCACCCTCGCTGACGCCCGCGTCGCCTACTACGTTCCCATCAGGACCAAGAACGCCATCTTCGTCACCGCCGCTGGTGGCACCAGCTTCGGCGCAGCACCCGAGGTCACAGACCTCCAGGGCTTCCCGCTCGGTGGCCCGTTCCGCCTGGGCTCCTACGGCAAAAACGAACTTCTCGGCAATCAATACTGGCTCTTCCAGGGTGGCTACGAGCGCAGACTCTTCAAGTTCAATCCGCTCATCGGCGAAGGTCTTTACGCTGTCGCCTTCATGGAAGGCGGCAAGGTCTACAACAACCTCAACGCCGCAGACACCCTCATCTCCGAAGCCTGGGATGGCAGCTTTGCCGTCGTCGCCCGCACCGCGCTCGGCCCCATCTACGTCGGCGGAGCCGCTGGAGACAACGACCATCGCAAGTGGTGGTTTGGCCTTGGCCGCACCTTCTAGTGATACGATCATCGCCGACAGCAAGATCACAAAATCCCGGGGAGAAAACTTTGAATCAGTCTCGACGCTTATTCCTGCAACAGTCCGCTGCGGTTGGCCTGGCCTCCATGCTTCCATTCCAAACAGCGTTAGCTGAGACCAGTCTCCCCATCGGCGTACAGCTCTACACCGTGCAGGACGAACTCAAAAAAGACGCGGCCGCCACATTGAAGACCCTTGCGAAGATCGGCTACCGCGAGGTCG is drawn from Edaphobacter lichenicola and contains these coding sequences:
- a CDS encoding LLM class flavin-dependent oxidoreductase; amino-acid sequence: MQIGIDSFAALVADPITGEIVTAQQRIAHLLEEIELADKVGLDHFGLGEHHRSEYLDSAPAIILAAAASRTKNIRLTSAVTVLSAADPVRVFQEFATLDLISGGRAEIVAGRGSFIESFPLFGLKLEDYDDLFAEKLDLLLTLRESTNVNWSGKHRAPLTGQGVYPRPIQNPLPVWLGVGGTPESFVRAGALGLPLMVAIIGGEPHRFRPLIDIYREAGRRAGHAPESLKVGIHALGYVADTDQQASDDFFPGYAEAFTKIGKERGWPPVTRSQFEALRRPTGALMVSDAETVAAKLVQMNEALGGVSRVSFQMSVAALRHDKLMHAIELLGTKVAPIIRKALP
- a CDS encoding patatin-like phospholipase family protein, giving the protein MSLQRTIITHAVLASFVSFFATGIARSQTASQPEPAPAAVPAPSTAPALQSREVPGSGKHRPRVALVLEGGGALGFAHIGVIDYLEQHHIPVDLVVGTSMGGLIGGLYASGRSPDELRALMQSIDWDIAIGGRTPFRDLSYRRKQDREDFPNRLDFGLKHGLSLPEGLNSGQEVGLILDNATLADYNLASFNDLPIPFRCVATNMTTGRMYVFDRGSLGQAMRATMSIPGVFVPVVINGQLFTDGGSVDNLPVDVARANGADIVIASYLDTGSTGTKRPGSFLSTAGSSISIMVAANEMHSLENADVLISSDLKGITSSMYADSAKIAPKGTEAAAKKAKLLENYSVSDEEWAEYIKQRDARRKINVPNPQFLAVSGEVPAANAEIEHRLAPEVVNKPVDTKYLDQAMTRLVGNGTLNAAGYSIVDRNGVPGLAVTAYPKSYGPPFLNLGINIDGSDTEDVLFGMAARVTFTNFGGYRAEWRNDAFFGSSYGLKSEYYRPFTAHTRFFYAPRAYVTSTRFDFYNEGSRTSQYQIAQNGFGFDGGYTWARGAELRVGQDEYWYSVSKRIDFDDLSIPAQLQSVSTLQFNYLGADNAVLPFSGANVYFHVARHEPNKGNDPFTLADARVAYYVPIRTKNAIFVTAAGGTSFGAAPEVTDLQGFPLGGPFRLGSYGKNELLGNQYWLFQGGYERRLFKFNPLIGEGLYAVAFMEGGKVYNNLNAADTLISEAWDGSFAVVARTALGPIYVGGAAGDNDHRKWWFGLGRTF